The Euwallacea similis isolate ESF13 chromosome 12, ESF131.1, whole genome shotgun sequence region ATCATATATAAATAGAAAGCTGGTAATACggagcaaaaaatgaaataaaattccttaaataaaaaaatattttttcaaagaaaatagaactagaaataaaaatgcgGAGTCATAGGTATACACCTAATAACTATCGAAGAATGATAGTCAAGCCTCGAAATGATGAATAAAATCGGATCAGTTCTTTCTAATCTAAACGAAGTTGATATCCCGCCCTGCCAGCCAATTTTAtctcgaaattaaaaactccTGCCCTCAATCGCTCTGAAGATTCCATTGATTTTGGCAGAAAAACACAATAATAGGAAACTTACCCTTGATCCGTATCTGATCAACATGTTGATAACAGCCAAATTGGGACACTCATTGCTGGCAACGTACTCAACGAGAACGGGCCTTAATTGGGAGCTGCGGTCAAATTCGTCGGTGAACACCTTTAAATTTGGGTCTGCGCCAGCCTTCAACAGCatctaaaacaataatttgcGTATTACCGAGGAACTCTCATTACGTTAATAACAGACCTTCATGATATCATATCGGTTTGAAATTCCTTCTGCGCAAGCCACATGCAGAGGCGATCCAATGATTGGCGAACTGCAGTTAACATTTGCTCCTGAAAGCCCGtataaattaatggaaaagtgAATTAAGGGTTAGCGGGGGATTTACCAGATTTTATAAGCAATTCCACGATTTTTGGATCGCCCTTCAAAATGGCCAAGTCCAGGGGGCTCGGTTTTCCCAGGTCGAAGTCTTCGTCATAATTGAGCTTAGCTCCCTGCTTGATTACTAAGTGTATGATGTCGATGTTACCGGATAAAACTGCGTAGTGAAGAacctaaaaatcaaataaaacgtAACAATCCTGtatgtttttaaatagaacagaACCGTACAGTCCTGTAGTCGTGTCTCTGGTCGGCGATGGCATTCACATCAGCCCCATGCTTCAGAAGAAGCAGCACTGCTTCCATATTCTGAAAGTATCTGCGTGTATCTCTTCAGTTGATTCCAATCTATATATAACTTACGTTAGCTTGCCTAACAGCCTTCATCAGCGGAGTCAATCCTGACCTATCCCTGCTATCAGGGTTTGCCCCGAATGTGAGGAGAAGTTCCAAAAAGTCCAAGTCGCTGACCAAGTTGATTTCAGCCCCGAAGAAGTAGCGCTTGTTGGGGTCAGCTCCGTGTTCTAAATTTACACATAGTCACCTTTCAAGCCTTGCAAGTGCTTAGGGACTTACCTAGTAAAAGCCTAGCTATTTCCTTATGCTTATTCCTAATGGCCAGTCTTAAAGGTTCATCACAGTGCGTTGTCTTAGGAAACTCTTCTCTCGTTTCAGGACGATAGTCCACTTTAGCTCCGGATTTCAGCAGAAGGCGAACAAATTCAGTGTACCCGTGCTCAGCGCTGAGGTGCAGGGGGCTGTAGCCGCATTCATCAGTAGCGTTAACATCACTGCCTCTGGTCAATAGCAGCTGAGCCGCTTCGTAGTACTTTTGCCATATGGCATAGTGCAGCGGCATTAGCCCTTGGGTAACTGGCTCATTCACCTAGATCAACACTGCGTTAAAACCCTATATGTGTTAAGGCAAGTGGCTGACTTGCCTTTGCACCACACGCTAGAAGAATCCTTATTTCATCTAGAGGCACCATGCGGATAATCGAGTCTGCCAGTTCCCTCTGTAGCGGGTTTCTAATGCACTCAGTAGGCATTTTCTAGAAAAGGACGATTAGCAGAAAATGAATTGATATTTACGTTTGAAAACTGGAGGCAGAATGAAAAATTAGGGCCCTGACCTTGCCGATGAATCCTAAAATTAGATTAGATTTCCAGAAGGCTGGCTGCTGAAACAGGCACAGCTGATGGTAATGTTTGCCAACAAATAGTTAATATCCGAAAATATCTCGGGTTTTCGAGATTGAGGAAATGGTTTTGGTGGTTGAAGTTCAGAAGCGGTTAAGACTTTTcccgttttcaaaatatcaacttTGTCTAGTCTAAGCACTCGAGGGAACTAGGTGTAAGTGCAATATATAACAAAAATCATTTCCGGGTCAAAGCTCTGTAATTTCACAATGCTGGTCCAAAAACAAAGACAAGTAACTCGGTAATTGACCCACcttttaaatcataaattgagtatttttatatgtctgCTAAATGCAACGAAACATAATTATTGGGTTTGATGCTAATTAGTCTTGAGTTAATGAGTTGTTTGACCGGTAATTATTAACTAAACAGAAATGGTATATCAAGTGTCCTTTGTGTTGTAGAGTCTCTTTGATAATtcctaataattaaaatgctcGCTTGAAGGGACAATAAAGAATTCTACTcagtaatatttaaaaatacacactTGCAATTATATGAGTAGGCGGTAGTTCAACTACTCGTTACTCCTACAATCAGGGCTCCTATTCCTACCCACTTTACTATTACACATCaacgattttaaatttaatttcggaaTTCATTTATCAAAGTTGGCTgctgataaattaaaattaatattaaagatattttaataggAACCCACTCAACTCACTTGGAGAAAAAAAgctaaactaattaaaataaaataaaaaatttaattgagtCGTTTTTGATTACACTTTTGCAATGATTTAGttgtataaaaattagaaacctTAGATTAACGTAAAATTAACGTTATTTTAtcgttattattttaaatgtttcttatttgtattttagccAGACCTTTTTGCAgtgttgaaattaaaacatcaCATTCGCATTACTTTCTTTTATCAAACATTGCAACTTTATATCATTTGTCACTCATTTTGAATCAGGTCCTTCTTCGATTCTTCACCTACTTTGGCGCTCTGTTTCGGAGCATCGGCATTTGGCATCGAAACATCTTTGTTAGtcgaaatttgattaaataacCTTATGGTTACATAATCCATTAAAACAGGAGTTCCCAGATAATAATTCCGGTGGGAATGTACGCCCCTGCCCATGTCTGCCTCGGGTTGGGTGTCTAGCATCAGTTGAATAAGCTGCGCGTCTGATTGCTttgcaataatattttcattttgggGATTTATTAGATATTACAGCAGTggattttctgaaatttgcttatttattttagtttgttaAGTTAATGcgttttaattttgtgtttatttgatttggtTAAgcctttattaaatttaagttaataGATGTAACAAAACGATGAGTAAAATAGTACCATAAGGAATACGAATATTTGAGCATTTACCATGCGTTTCAGACATTGGCCATATTACGTTCCACGCGGATTCTGACCATGTCAATAAAACGTTATCAAAAGTAACGTTTTAAACATAACATTAATTAGCGTTTATTTGATGttgtaaaaatgttatattataCCTACATGCTTAGAAATGAGTTTAATAAACAACGTTACACTGCTACGGTAAAGACCTTTCTGTATCCAgcgacaaaaaaaatatttgctttcatTGAAGAACGTGCTTGCTTCACGAGACATTTACACTTCAACTAGGCGGATAAAggcaaagaatttaatatAAGTACTTACAGCAACTTTAAACAAATAGAAGTAATAAGTGAAGGAAACCATTGTTAAGTTTTGATGATACCAACTGCAGTTGACGATTGATGATAAACATAGACGAAAACAAGGCTTTAGTCCTTAAAGTCATCAGAAAAAGTTCAAAAGCCGACTCTGATGTCACTGAATAACATATCTGACCCACATACAAACGACCTTTGTGTTTTTCAGCTCGATTTGTTCAATTTGCAAATCTGAGCCAATCAACAAGTGATATTTGGCGAAGCTTCCCATCTGTGCGGGCGgtttaatacataaaaacaCATATAAACATGCATATGTGTCCATGTTGAtctaatttattgaaacataaGGGACATAACAGTTAGTgctgtaataaaataactgaAGAGTTTAGCTTTAAATCCTATGCTATAAgtattttcaagttaaaattagTACCTCAGTTCTTGTGAATGTTCTACTATGGCTAAATCTACTTGGGACCATTTCACCCAAACGCACAATGCTACGCATACTTTGATTACATGGTTGGGAATGCACAACTTCCCCTAATACCTCAATTTTATATATAGGAATACGGAATATGTAGTTTTTGTGCCCTTAAGTTATGaccaactttaattttcttataaaattttcaaattatacaCGTATCACCTCCATTCTCTGAAGACTAGTTGCAACGACGTTATTGATGCACTTGGTGGCACCACGGCAGTTtcttctaattaatttttgtgccattttgcatattttctcCTTAGTCTCCTTaagttagttcaagttagtgattattaaaaaatatcagaagcGTCAGTCGATCAGATGTTTGGTGGTACGCTTTACTTTACGGTCCATCCTACTGCGAAGTTTTTTCCGTCTCTAGTAAGTACCTTTCACACCTCGAATTCGAACGGTGCCTGCATGGTTTTTCCactgtgttttattatttctcgGAGTGTTCTTGATGAGTAACTTATAATGGTAACAATGCCGTCTCATAGATCGAAGAGCCTTAGCAGATACTGCAAATGACAGTTGAAACGTCGGCTTTTTcttggaagaaagaaggttttcatTGTACTATATCCGCTAATTTATGCAGTGTACAGTATTAGCGTCCTCTAGATCTATTCTATGTGTATGGTCGAAATATCATCTCACATATAAAATAGATGTGTAATTTGTTCAACAATGTCTACTTTTATGTCAAGAATGTTGtaaagaaattgttaaaaaatgccAATAGAAGTACAAAAGGTTggacttttttaaatgagatGTGTTATTGTCCTACATTTGCTAAAAGTGCATAATTATATGTTTAGGCATGCTAGTAAAGGCCTATTCTATATGATGACAATACTATTACACGTATAGACTAGCTATACATTCTATTAACAGTGTGTCCATCTTAATGTCTTGAATATCGAAATTTCGTGAGTTGTGCCTCGTTTCTTGATGTCGCTAGCATGacgtatatttttaattatttgccCCATTGTGCATGTCCGTTAGGTTTACTATTGTAAACGTTAGTTAGCCTGGCACAGCTTGATTATAGCTCTGTTAAAGCGTAACTCCTCAGCATCGATAAAGACTACGAGTGGAAAGCGAAATTTCGGCTTATCTTTGACGATAATATAAGGTGTTTCATGGTCCTACATCCACTAATTCCGTCACATATAGTATCCAAAGGAGACTAAATACTACCACCAATGTGAGCGCCTCGCTTCTATATACATCCATATGAGATTGAACGTGAGCGTGAACGTTCTTTGATATAAAACCGACTTCGTACTCTATGCGGCATGCAACTCATGCCGTTTGCCACTGCAATTATTGTTTCACTGTAGCTTGCGAAACTGTAATTGTTAATATGATCTATCTTTAACCACCCTCTCTAGAGTATTAATACACTAAATCCTTTCGTTAAAGGCCAAGATTTGAATCGATTCTTATTActcaataaaagaaaaagctACCAAGAAGCTTAGAAACTTACCGCATAATCGTTCAAATAGCAAAGAAGACACATCTTTCACCTCAATAACCGCACATCAATATTCACAACTATCACAAAAGAATCCCTAAATTGGTTTATCACAGAAATATCACAGCTGATGCGAAGAATCATCTCATCAAGACTTTCCTTGATAGAATCAGTTGGTTTTCACTTACAAATGCATCTTCTTTCTGCGTTTTCTAATATAGCAATATTTACGAAAAGGTGGTGTTGTTCGCAAATATATGGATGATAAATGCGATGCAgaagtaaaaataactttGGCATAGGTAGATTCACGTGCAAAACCTTTTGttcttaaacatttaaaacaatatttgtcCCTTGTTTATTGTGCATAGTTTTGCTGCATTTCATTGACCCACACGCGGAGTTTGATCGGAGATtgatattaacaataaatagttGATGTACCCGAACGCAGCTTATAAAGATTCATTCATGGCCATGGTTTCCTAAGTGAATGAAGTGGTGCACCAATAGAGTCAAAGGACTTTAAGACAATAATTATTAGGACCTTTGTTGTTATCGGACAAAAGAACTCCTCCCACACAACTCTCATAATGCGACATACCTTCAGTTGGGGCTTTAGCCTCTCTGGGTCACTGCACTCGGAGAAACCttattttcctaaataaaggagatttttttctttactcaACTCGATTTAAAACAACGCAATATTCGTGGATGAACTAAAATCCGATGCGGAATCCAGTCTGGCACGGTCCGATATGCCTTCTACGTCAAACTACGTCCGAACATTACAAAGTTTCTATTTATATACGAGATTTTTCGATGCGAGAGTACCAATTTTCGTTCACTTTGTGCTTTTCGTTAGACTTTctgaaataacaactttttggGGAAGGAAGTTGGCCATCAGCCTTTGTGGGGAGTTCTTGGAAAGCTGCGGTGGCCTATTATTGGAACTAAAATGAGTATAATGAGCAGCAGAGCAACTCATTGCTGTGGATATCAACAATTTCAAAAGAGCTTTATTGGTAGGATGGAGATCAATCAAAATAGCCAATTttggtttattaaaattagaagATTTTGGCAAATTTGGAACCGCGTCTCTAATACCTGAGGCGCCTTTACAGATCAAGTGAGCTAGCACAAGTGTTAACGATTGCATTGAAGTACCGCCTTTGGTAGATTCTGAGcgtaatattttcaaaaattgtaaaatatctaaaaatagcGTTTTCAGCATAGTGTAAAACTGCATATAAATTTCGCTTAATTTTACCGAAAAATATGCGAATTTTCATAAGATATCACAATAGGTGTGCGTTGTATATCAGCAGGTACATCCATTATCCTGAAATCTGGCTCATTTCCAAGTACGAAATTTCCTTTCTTTCAGACTGCTTGAGTGTCGAGTGCATGGCCTGGACCTCAACGAAATTCATATAGGCACACACGTAAAACGCCAAAAAACATATCAGACAATTAGATTCTATCTTTGGATTTGGTGCTTAAAAGTAAACTCTTAAAAACATCAACTACTTAGTTCTTCTATAAGGTAATCAGGTGtcttaaatttgtttagaCAACTCTACttcaatcaattt contains the following coding sequences:
- the LOC136412734 gene encoding ankyrin repeat and protein kinase domain-containing protein 1-like isoform X1, giving the protein MCLLCYLNDYAKMPTECIRNPLQRELADSIIRMVPLDEIRILLACGAKVNEPVTQGLMPLHYAIWQKYYEAAQLLLTRGSDVNATDECGYSPLHLSAEHGYTEFVRLLLKSGAKVDYRPETREEFPKTTHCDEPLRLAIRNKHKEIARLLLEHGADPNKRYFFGAEINLVSDLDFLELLLTFGANPDSRDRSGLTPLMKAVRQANNMEAVLLLLKHGADVNAIADQRHDYRTVLHYAVLSGNIDIIHLVIKQGAKLNYDEDFDLGKPSPLDLAILKGDPKIVELLIKSGANVNCSSPIIGSPLHVACAEGISNRYDIMKMLLKAGADPNLKVFTDEFDRSSQLRPVLVEYVASNECPNLAVINMLIRYGSRVVMKTQFRDPAGMLNCLHNVVTDNSIFFLLMETCEAFDPCMIRRNQVVSPDQKDKLLNLAKYPLTLKKQIRLYLRKLMGSKLMNTAGDFDIPACLKKYLCFDYS
- the LOC136412734 gene encoding ankyrin repeat and protein kinase domain-containing protein 1-like isoform X2; this translates as MPTECIRNPLQRELADSIIRMVPLDEIRILLACGAKVNEPVTQGLMPLHYAIWQKYYEAAQLLLTRGSDVNATDECGYSPLHLSAEHGYTEFVRLLLKSGAKVDYRPETREEFPKTTHCDEPLRLAIRNKHKEIARLLLEHGADPNKRYFFGAEINLVSDLDFLELLLTFGANPDSRDRSGLTPLMKAVRQANNMEAVLLLLKHGADVNAIADQRHDYRTVLHYAVLSGNIDIIHLVIKQGAKLNYDEDFDLGKPSPLDLAILKGDPKIVELLIKSGANVNCSSPIIGSPLHVACAEGISNRYDIMKMLLKAGADPNLKVFTDEFDRSSQLRPVLVEYVASNECPNLAVINMLIRYGSRVVMKTQFRDPAGMLNCLHNVVTDNSIFFLLMETCEAFDPCMIRRNQVVSPDQKDKLLNLAKYPLTLKKQIRLYLRKLMGSKLMNTAGDFDIPACLKKYLCFDYS